Proteins encoded in a region of the Hypomesus transpacificus isolate Combined female chromosome 17, fHypTra1, whole genome shotgun sequence genome:
- the alg1 gene encoding chitobiosyldiphosphodolichol beta-mannosyltransferase isoform X2, with protein sequence MVDVDSAMPLLAGSLIVAGLVTGYYFIRSNGIWLLLLVSVTVVLIFWLIQTLRKGNGLSERRVCVLVLGDIGRSPRMQYHAISLSKHGYSVTFVGFLGTKPHQDILRDDNIQIIAIDEVKGLQVGPRILTYATKVIRQSLQLLFVLMKMDVQSYVLMQNPPGLPSIAVTSLVCSLRSTKFIIDWHNYGYTIMALTHGQEHPIVRVAKWYERFFGRFACYNLCVTNAMKKDLEKNWGIKATTLYDKPPLIFKETPVKLQHELFMRLAKTYPQFQSGDGNVWCETERTAYTGHNPTDGTVTRTPGRPVLLLSSTSWTEDEDFSILLKALEGKGPQKDYYRKLIDALEFEHVKICTPWLDAEDYPVLLGSADLGVCLHKSSSGLDLPMKVVDMFGCCLPVCAIHFSCLHELVKHEENGLIFKNSWELAQQLKSLLSDFPGTKSRLGFFRKNLRASGGTRWDENWDKNVLPLLTAPW encoded by the exons ATGGTGGATGTAGATTCAGCCATGCCTTTACTAGCAGGTTCATTGATAGTTGCAGGATTGGTGACAGGATATTATTTTATTAGATCGAATGGAATATGGTTACTACTCTTGGTTAGTGTGACAGTGGTACTCATATTCTGGCTGATACAAACGTTACGGAAGGGCAATGGACTCTCGGAACGGCGCGTATGTGTTTTGGTATTGGGAGATATTGGACGCAGCCCTCGCATGCAATATCATGCTATTTCACTTAGTAAACACGGCTACAGTGTTACTTTTGTTGGATTCCTTG GCACCAAGCCACACCAGGACATTCTTAGAGATGACAACATTCAAATTATCGCCATTGACGAAGTGAAAGGTCTCCAAG TCGGTCCAAGGATCCTGACATATGCTACCAAAGTGATTAGGCAGTCTCTGCAACTGCTGTTTGTTCTTATGAAGATGGATGTCCAGTCTTATGTTCTTATGCAG AACCCCCCCGGCCTACCCAGCATAGCGGTGACCAGTCTAGTGTGCAGTCTGCGAAGCACAAAGTTCATCATCGACTGGCACAACTATGGCTACACCATCATGGCCCTCACCCATGGCCAGGAGCACCCAATTGTCAGGGTGGCAAAGTG GTATGAGCGGTTCTTTGGACGCTTCGCCTGTTACAACCTGTGTGTTACCAATGCTATGAAGAAGGACCTGGAGAAGAATTGGGGCATCAA GGCAACTACGTTGTATGACAAGCCTCCTTTAATATTCAAAGAGACGCCAGTGAAGCTCCAGCATGAGCTGTTTATGAGACTGGCCAAGACGTACCCTCAGTTCCAGTCAGG GGATGGGAACGTCTGGTGTGAGACGGAGAGAACAGCCTACACAGGTCACAACCCCACAGACGGCACCGTGACCCGGACCCCGGGGCGACCGGTGCTGCTACTTAGCAGTACCAGCTGGACTG AGGATGAAGATTTCTCCATTCTTTTGAAGGCACTTGAGG GTAAGGGTCCCCAGAAGGACTACTACAGGAAGCTGATAGACGCTCTGGAGTTTGAACACGTGAAGATCTGCACCCCTTGGCTTGATGCAGAGGACTACCCTGTGTTGCTGG gctctgCTGACCTAGGTGTGTGTCTCCACAAGTCCTCCAGCGGTCTGGATTTGCCCATGAAAGTAGTGGACATGTttggctgctgcctgcctgtctgtgccaTCCACTTCAGCTG TTTACACGAGCTGGTAAAGCATGAAGAGAACGGCCTGATCTTCAAAAACTCCTGGGAACTTGCCCAACAGCTCAAG TCTCTGTTGTCAGACTTCCCCGGTACCAAGAGCAGGCTGGGCTTTTTCAGGAAGAACTTGCGGGCCAGCGGAGGGACTCGTTGGGATGAAAACTGGGACAAGAACGTCCTCCCCTTGCTCACAGCACCCTGGTAG
- the alg1 gene encoding chitobiosyldiphosphodolichol beta-mannosyltransferase isoform X1, protein MVDVDSAMPLLAGSLIVAGLVTGYYFIRSNGIWLLLLVSVTVVLIFWLIQTLRKGNGLSERRVCVLVLGDIGRSPRMQYHAISLSKHGYSVTFVGFLGTKPHQDILRDDNIQIIAIDEVKGLQVGPRILTYATKVIRQSLQLLFVLMKMDVQSYVLMQNPPGLPSIAVTSLVCSLRSTKFIIDWHNYGYTIMALTHGQEHPIVRVAKWYERFFGRFACYNLCVTNAMKKDLEKNWGIKATTLYDKPPLIFKETPVKLQHELFMRLAKTYPQFQSGDGNVWCETERTAYTGHNPTDGTVTRTPGRPVLLLSSTSWTEDEDFSILLKALEEYEGFIKRGETLPTLVCVITGKGPQKDYYRKLIDALEFEHVKICTPWLDAEDYPVLLGSADLGVCLHKSSSGLDLPMKVVDMFGCCLPVCAIHFSCLHELVKHEENGLIFKNSWELAQQLKSLLSDFPGTKSRLGFFRKNLRASGGTRWDENWDKNVLPLLTAPW, encoded by the exons ATGGTGGATGTAGATTCAGCCATGCCTTTACTAGCAGGTTCATTGATAGTTGCAGGATTGGTGACAGGATATTATTTTATTAGATCGAATGGAATATGGTTACTACTCTTGGTTAGTGTGACAGTGGTACTCATATTCTGGCTGATACAAACGTTACGGAAGGGCAATGGACTCTCGGAACGGCGCGTATGTGTTTTGGTATTGGGAGATATTGGACGCAGCCCTCGCATGCAATATCATGCTATTTCACTTAGTAAACACGGCTACAGTGTTACTTTTGTTGGATTCCTTG GCACCAAGCCACACCAGGACATTCTTAGAGATGACAACATTCAAATTATCGCCATTGACGAAGTGAAAGGTCTCCAAG TCGGTCCAAGGATCCTGACATATGCTACCAAAGTGATTAGGCAGTCTCTGCAACTGCTGTTTGTTCTTATGAAGATGGATGTCCAGTCTTATGTTCTTATGCAG AACCCCCCCGGCCTACCCAGCATAGCGGTGACCAGTCTAGTGTGCAGTCTGCGAAGCACAAAGTTCATCATCGACTGGCACAACTATGGCTACACCATCATGGCCCTCACCCATGGCCAGGAGCACCCAATTGTCAGGGTGGCAAAGTG GTATGAGCGGTTCTTTGGACGCTTCGCCTGTTACAACCTGTGTGTTACCAATGCTATGAAGAAGGACCTGGAGAAGAATTGGGGCATCAA GGCAACTACGTTGTATGACAAGCCTCCTTTAATATTCAAAGAGACGCCAGTGAAGCTCCAGCATGAGCTGTTTATGAGACTGGCCAAGACGTACCCTCAGTTCCAGTCAGG GGATGGGAACGTCTGGTGTGAGACGGAGAGAACAGCCTACACAGGTCACAACCCCACAGACGGCACCGTGACCCGGACCCCGGGGCGACCGGTGCTGCTACTTAGCAGTACCAGCTGGACTG AGGATGAAGATTTCTCCATTCTTTTGAAGGCACTTGAGG AATATGAAGGATTTATAAAAAGAGGAGAGACTCTGCCAACTTTGGTCTGTGTCATTACAG GTAAGGGTCCCCAGAAGGACTACTACAGGAAGCTGATAGACGCTCTGGAGTTTGAACACGTGAAGATCTGCACCCCTTGGCTTGATGCAGAGGACTACCCTGTGTTGCTGG gctctgCTGACCTAGGTGTGTGTCTCCACAAGTCCTCCAGCGGTCTGGATTTGCCCATGAAAGTAGTGGACATGTttggctgctgcctgcctgtctgtgccaTCCACTTCAGCTG TTTACACGAGCTGGTAAAGCATGAAGAGAACGGCCTGATCTTCAAAAACTCCTGGGAACTTGCCCAACAGCTCAAG TCTCTGTTGTCAGACTTCCCCGGTACCAAGAGCAGGCTGGGCTTTTTCAGGAAGAACTTGCGGGCCAGCGGAGGGACTCGTTGGGATGAAAACTGGGACAAGAACGTCCTCCCCTTGCTCACAGCACCCTGGTAG